A window of Paenibacillus sp. 19GGS1-52 contains these coding sequences:
- a CDS encoding Gfo/Idh/MocA family oxidoreductase yields MSKGYRIGIIGCGGIANGKHLPSLSKLKNVQLVAFCDIVVERAEEAAKKYDSTEAKVYADYTELLQDTSIDIVHVLTPNISHAEISIAALEAGKHVMCEKPMAKSAAEAKSMVEAAKRTGKKLTIGYNNRFREDSLYLKKLCEAGELGSIYFAKAHAIRRRAVPTWGVFLDEEKQGGGPLIDIGTHALDLTLWMMDNYQPKVVLGTTHHELSQKENAANAWGPWDPKQFTVEDSAFGMIVMENGATIMLESSWALNSLDVDEAKCSLSGTAAGADMKNGLRINGEAHSRLYTKEIELSAGGVAFYEGIEESAPDIEMRKWIEAIEQDKEPVVTPEQAYVVSQILEALYESARTGKAVYLNE; encoded by the coding sequence ATGAGTAAAGGTTATCGTATTGGAATTATTGGCTGTGGTGGAATAGCAAACGGAAAGCATTTACCAAGTTTAAGCAAGCTGAAGAATGTTCAGCTTGTGGCGTTTTGCGACATTGTCGTGGAACGAGCCGAAGAAGCCGCGAAGAAGTATGATAGTACTGAGGCTAAGGTCTATGCAGATTATACAGAGCTTCTGCAGGATACTTCCATTGATATAGTGCATGTACTCACGCCAAATATCTCTCATGCAGAGATTTCCATCGCTGCCTTGGAAGCAGGCAAGCATGTCATGTGCGAAAAACCGATGGCCAAGAGCGCTGCCGAGGCCAAAAGTATGGTTGAGGCTGCGAAACGTACAGGGAAGAAGCTAACAATTGGCTATAATAACCGCTTTAGAGAAGACAGCTTGTACCTGAAGAAACTTTGTGAGGCTGGCGAGCTTGGATCTATATATTTTGCCAAGGCACATGCGATCAGACGAAGAGCCGTACCGACTTGGGGAGTCTTCCTCGATGAGGAGAAGCAAGGTGGAGGCCCGCTAATTGATATTGGTACTCACGCGCTGGATCTAACGTTGTGGATGATGGATAACTATCAGCCCAAGGTTGTTCTGGGCACTACACATCACGAGCTTTCGCAAAAAGAGAACGCTGCCAATGCTTGGGGCCCTTGGGACCCCAAACAATTTACCGTTGAGGATTCAGCCTTCGGGATGATTGTCATGGAGAATGGGGCGACCATCATGCTCGAATCCAGCTGGGCGCTTAATTCGCTGGATGTAGATGAAGCGAAATGCAGCTTAAGTGGTACTGCGGCAGGAGCTGATATGAAGAACGGGCTGCGCATCAACGGAGAAGCACATAGTCGCTTATATACCAAAGAAATTGAACTCAGTGCGGGCGGTGTTGCCTTCTACGAGGGTATCGAAGAAAGTGCTCCAGATATAGAAATGAGAAAATGGATTGAAGCTATAGAGCAGGACAAGGAACCTGTGGTAACTCCCGAACAGGCTTATGTCGTTTCG
- a CDS encoding AraC family transcriptional regulator: protein MSRFPFEIMFEKWDILERLDISILWGHYEIRVLRFHLTSFPAGRIVDFHNHAEFEFHFIPRGKGKVILDGDMYSLSEGMLYLTGPGVVHYQEADSAESMDELCLHVDIVEKHRESVDPWEVAEAEEVIGKLQRLPLIPAQDYHQAMKCFLEAYIAYDSKLIGYYTSIKQLVISILLKTARAYDTGGIRAEAPVRDMSTYRYEYALQYMEANHSAVVTIENVAEKLHISTRQLQRIFKHINPERPFSRVLEDFRLQAVCHSLEENSFPLEQIALSAGFTNANYLHTVFRKRLGMTPATFRNKQQQIKSEGELR from the coding sequence TTGAGTAGATTTCCTTTCGAGATTATGTTCGAGAAATGGGATATTTTGGAGAGGCTAGATATTTCCATCCTCTGGGGACATTATGAGATTCGGGTGCTGAGGTTCCATTTGACGTCTTTCCCGGCGGGGCGGATCGTTGACTTCCATAATCATGCCGAATTTGAGTTTCATTTTATTCCGCGAGGCAAAGGCAAGGTTATTCTTGATGGAGATATGTACTCCTTGTCTGAAGGAATGCTCTATTTAACGGGACCTGGCGTTGTGCATTATCAGGAGGCTGACTCTGCAGAGTCCATGGACGAACTGTGCCTTCATGTCGATATTGTGGAAAAGCACCGGGAGAGCGTTGATCCTTGGGAGGTAGCTGAAGCAGAGGAGGTCATTGGGAAACTTCAACGACTGCCTTTGATTCCTGCACAAGATTACCATCAAGCGATGAAGTGCTTTTTGGAAGCTTATATAGCCTATGACAGCAAGCTGATTGGGTATTACACCTCTATTAAACAGCTGGTGATCAGTATTTTATTGAAGACAGCCAGAGCTTATGATACAGGTGGGATTCGCGCAGAAGCACCGGTCCGGGATATGTCAACTTATCGGTATGAGTATGCTTTGCAGTACATGGAGGCGAATCACTCGGCAGTGGTGACTATAGAGAATGTGGCGGAGAAGCTGCATATCAGCACCAGACAGCTGCAAAGAATTTTTAAGCATATCAATCCTGAACGACCATTCAGCCGGGTGCTTGAGGACTTTCGCTTGCAGGCGGTATGCCACAGTCTGGAAGAGAATTCCTTCCCACTTGAGCAAATTGCCTTATCAGCGGGGTTTACGAATGCGAATTACTTACATACTGTGTTTCGCAAGCGTCTGGGCATGACTCCAGCTACATTTCGCAACAAGCAGCAGCAAATAAAAAGTGAGGGTGAACTTAGATGA